One window of Desulfobacca acetoxidans DSM 11109 genomic DNA carries:
- a CDS encoding RNA recognition motif domain-containing protein — protein MSMKLYVGNLPHQMSESELQDLFSEAGYVVSAKIITDRQTGLPRGFGFVEMETKAEGAKAISMINGRTVEGRFLTVNEARPQKSGFGGGRSGGFGGRGGGSGGRGGRRR, from the coding sequence ATGAGCATGAAACTGTATGTAGGCAATCTGCCTCATCAAATGAGCGAGAGTGAATTGCAAGACCTTTTTTCCGAAGCCGGTTACGTAGTATCAGCAAAGATTATCACTGATCGCCAGACCGGGCTACCAAGAGGTTTTGGCTTCGTCGAAATGGAGACCAAAGCAGAAGGCGCCAAGGCCATATCAATGATAAATGGTCGGACTGTGGAAGGCCGTTTTTTAACGGTTAATGAGGCCAGACCGCAAAAGAGCGGTTTTGGCGGCGGTCGGAGCGGTGGTTTCGGCGGTCGGGGCGGCGGTTCCGGCGGTCGCGGGGGGCGGCGGCGCTAA
- a CDS encoding FecR family protein produces MRRLFWTVIPMLLAILIAPEGFAAQEVGGVSEVLGRVDILREGKLPALPAEVGGKIYQGDIIRTKSESKVKLHFADDSILSIAPNSRVAINEYLYAPDQNQRRAGIKIFYGLVHTLVTKIFKKEAPDFVVETQTAVIGVRGTDYYTVVAPDASDIYNNTGITEVTNIFPEIVGKARLEGKAYTRVATNLPPTLPLPLTQDDLRWLEGQMSPKVISMRSQPGSEQMFSKAAASTVQAASLPTTVASQLAGQLNPVQNLQSAVYVPPQPAPTPISTPYYILAYWGTGATDLDLHLTGPVASRFHVYYAEVGSSTAQPYSLYHYDAVVANGSEVISIAKFNQGDVYRASVYNYSDPSYTSTNLSTTSGVTMQLIEGGKVVTATTPYNGVTVEGGKVLQTITPVSGQAGNTWRAAEINPSTGQINTVNQILNSANSASVQ; encoded by the coding sequence ATGAGGCGCCTGTTTTGGACCGTTATCCCGATGTTGTTGGCCATACTCATAGCGCCTGAGGGTTTTGCCGCCCAGGAGGTTGGTGGCGTTTCCGAGGTACTTGGCCGCGTTGATATCCTGAGGGAAGGCAAGCTCCCGGCTCTGCCGGCGGAAGTAGGGGGCAAAATTTATCAGGGGGATATCATTCGCACCAAGTCCGAAAGCAAGGTCAAGCTTCATTTCGCAGATGATTCCATACTTTCTATTGCTCCCAACAGCAGAGTGGCAATCAATGAATACCTCTATGCCCCGGATCAGAACCAACGGCGTGCCGGTATCAAGATCTTTTACGGTTTGGTTCATACCTTGGTGACGAAAATCTTCAAAAAAGAAGCGCCTGACTTCGTTGTAGAAACCCAAACCGCGGTTATCGGTGTGCGCGGTACCGACTATTACACCGTGGTGGCCCCCGACGCTTCAGACATCTACAATAATACCGGTATTACCGAAGTTACCAATATCTTTCCAGAAATCGTTGGCAAGGCCAGATTGGAGGGCAAGGCCTACACCCGGGTAGCGACCAATCTTCCTCCCACCCTGCCATTACCCTTGACCCAAGATGATCTAAGATGGCTCGAAGGTCAGATGAGCCCAAAAGTCATCAGCATGCGCTCACAACCCGGCTCCGAGCAGATGTTCAGCAAGGCGGCGGCAAGTACCGTCCAGGCCGCCAGCCTTCCCACTACCGTCGCCAGCCAGTTGGCCGGTCAGCTTAATCCGGTGCAGAATCTCCAAAGCGCCGTGTATGTACCGCCGCAGCCGGCGCCCACCCCCATATCAACGCCTTACTACATCCTGGCCTACTGGGGTACGGGAGCAACCGATCTGGACCTGCATCTTACCGGGCCGGTCGCTTCCCGGTTCCATGTCTATTATGCCGAGGTTGGCAGTTCAACCGCTCAACCCTATTCCTTATACCATTATGACGCAGTAGTCGCCAACGGCAGCGAAGTCATTTCGATTGCCAAATTCAATCAGGGCGATGTCTATCGGGCTTCGGTCTATAATTATTCGGATCCGTCCTATACCAGCACCAATCTCTCCACCACTTCCGGGGTAACGATGCAGCTTATCGAAGGTGGGAAGGTAGTTACAGCCACCACACCTTATAACGGAGTCACTGTCGAAGGCGGGAAAGTGCTGCAAACGATTACTCCGGTCTCCGGCCAGGCTGGCAATACCTGGAGGGCCGCAGAAATCAACCCGTCAACCGGACAGATTAATACCGTTAATCAGATCTTGAACTCTGCGAATTCCGCCAGCGTCCAATAA
- a CDS encoding MFS transporter, protein MSGSKIPQSLSRKLWVVGALYFAEGAPYGFINITLSVYFRSQGMPLEQIGFLSILGLAWSLKLLWAPLVDRFGRRAAWIVPAQVLCAMCMALVPYYSVSPAPWGFWVLIGCLCLASATQDIAIDAYTIDLLETKELGIANGVRMGAYRVALIAAGGGLIMLSEAVGWRASFVGAALLMGVMALVVFCCPDFQRPRLYPSASKPQAPQVWRQLVEAVQGVRQLPHVWAVILFILLFKLGDSWMGSMVSPFWVDMGFSRTEIGLISGSFGAVATIVGSLVGGCCTSRWGIAPALFVLGAFQALSNLGYWLAAWPGVWRYTTYLASLGESFTGGMGSAAFMAFLMSLCDKRHSATHYAFYSMLFGLTRSLAGYLGGLSAARFGYEPFFLYTFLAALPAFALLPWILPVVRQREAVIEEIAEDA, encoded by the coding sequence ATGTCCGGGTCTAAGATTCCGCAATCGTTGTCGCGCAAGCTTTGGGTAGTAGGGGCGCTGTATTTTGCCGAGGGAGCGCCATATGGATTTATTAATATAACTCTATCGGTTTATTTCCGCTCCCAAGGGATGCCGCTGGAGCAGATCGGTTTTCTGAGTATTCTCGGATTAGCCTGGAGTCTTAAACTGTTATGGGCCCCCTTGGTGGACCGCTTCGGTCGGCGGGCGGCCTGGATAGTCCCGGCGCAGGTACTGTGCGCCATGTGTATGGCGCTAGTGCCCTATTATTCTGTGTCGCCCGCCCCCTGGGGTTTCTGGGTCTTGATCGGCTGTTTGTGTCTGGCTTCGGCTACCCAGGATATCGCCATCGATGCCTATACCATAGATCTTTTGGAGACCAAGGAGTTGGGCATTGCCAACGGCGTGCGTATGGGGGCCTATCGCGTTGCTCTGATTGCGGCCGGTGGCGGCTTGATCATGCTCAGCGAGGCCGTAGGTTGGCGGGCCAGCTTTGTAGGGGCAGCTCTGCTGATGGGGGTCATGGCCTTGGTTGTTTTCTGTTGTCCCGATTTTCAGCGCCCGCGTCTTTATCCTTCTGCAAGCAAGCCACAAGCGCCTCAGGTGTGGCGGCAACTGGTAGAAGCCGTTCAAGGCGTTCGGCAACTCCCGCATGTCTGGGCCGTGATATTGTTCATTCTGCTCTTTAAATTGGGCGATTCCTGGATGGGCTCCATGGTCAGTCCTTTCTGGGTGGACATGGGCTTCAGTCGGACTGAAATTGGTCTGATTTCAGGTTCTTTCGGAGCCGTTGCCACTATTGTAGGTTCGCTGGTCGGCGGCTGCTGCACCAGCCGTTGGGGTATTGCCCCGGCGCTGTTTGTTTTGGGCGCCTTCCAGGCCCTTTCTAATCTGGGTTACTGGCTGGCGGCCTGGCCGGGAGTATGGCGGTATACGACATATCTGGCCTCGTTGGGGGAGAGCTTCACCGGCGGCATGGGCTCAGCGGCATTTATGGCCTTTCTCATGAGTCTGTGCGATAAAAGGCATAGTGCCACGCATTACGCTTTCTATAGTATGCTATTTGGGTTAACCAGGTCCCTGGCAGGTTATTTAGGGGGTTTAAGCGCCGCCCGCTTCGGCTATGAGCCGTTTTTCCTCTATACTTTTCTTGCTGCCCTGCCAGCTTTTGCTCTTTTACCCTGGATTTTGCCGGTGGTCCGTCAGAGGGAAGCCGTTATTGAGGAGATTGCGGAGGATGCCTGA
- a CDS encoding cold-shock protein has translation MKETGRVKWFNDSKGFGFISRENGPDVFVHHSSIQSKGFRSLSENDEVEFEVVQGQKGLQAQNVVKIG, from the coding sequence ATGAAGGAAACAGGCAGGGTGAAGTGGTTTAACGATTCCAAGGGCTTTGGCTTCATTTCACGTGAAAATGGGCCCGATGTATTTGTGCATCATAGCTCTATCCAAAGCAAGGGCTTTCGGTCGCTGTCGGAGAATGATGAAGTTGAATTCGAGGTGGTTCAGGGTCAAAAAGGCCTACAGGCGCAAAACGTTGTAAAGATAGGTTAA
- a CDS encoding tetratricopeptide repeat protein: MVKRGFWLLGVLLTVCLAAAAASAQSPYDDVLVAQGLKNLQLENYDEALADLKIAWEKGAKTAEKAFYLGVVSYRLADYPQSLEFMEEALRLDPQFNEARLQLAAIFLALNRPEEALPHLQELEAVPYKLPQTSMYLGQAALKRKQYEPAVRYFRQAEEDPNLAQEAKLQASTAMAAQNQFKDAKQVLTEAISLNPGTREAGFAQRYMEAMDRRIKETKPLRLHLGASFDYDSNVSLEPGDLNVANIVPLGRGDTVFTQFGTVEYEFLPTGPIGVMASYNLFETFHRRLTIYDVMSHTLGITPCYRGTTGTFWLPFRYNYTDLASDKYWTSYILTPTYLHMLKPNLGLEAGLRWTRNYYWWFQPFPQEDRSSQNYGGSLGLYYFLKKKEGYLQARFSYEYYDASGSNWTSSIYRLLLGGFYPVTEKFRINPTLEFVYQPFDHQWFNGVDYLAKRRDKTMIFGLQMFYKIYAGLDLNLHYYYIRDDSNIPLYDYDRSIVGAMIEYRY; encoded by the coding sequence ATGGTAAAGAGGGGTTTTTGGTTGCTCGGGGTCCTGCTAACCGTCTGTTTGGCCGCCGCAGCCGCTTCGGCACAATCGCCTTATGACGATGTGTTGGTAGCCCAGGGGTTGAAAAACCTACAGTTGGAAAATTACGATGAGGCCCTGGCTGATTTAAAAATCGCCTGGGAGAAGGGCGCCAAGACGGCTGAAAAAGCCTTCTATCTTGGTGTTGTCAGCTACCGCCTGGCGGACTATCCCCAATCCCTTGAATTTATGGAAGAGGCCCTGCGGCTAGATCCGCAATTTAATGAAGCGCGTCTGCAATTGGCCGCCATTTTCCTGGCTCTCAACCGGCCTGAAGAAGCCCTGCCACACCTGCAGGAACTGGAGGCAGTGCCATATAAGCTTCCCCAAACATCGATGTATTTGGGCCAGGCCGCCTTAAAACGCAAGCAGTATGAGCCGGCGGTGCGCTACTTCCGGCAGGCCGAAGAAGATCCGAACCTGGCCCAGGAAGCCAAGCTTCAGGCCAGCACCGCCATGGCAGCTCAGAATCAGTTTAAGGATGCCAAACAGGTCCTCACGGAGGCCATCTCCCTAAACCCTGGAACTCGGGAAGCGGGATTTGCCCAACGTTATATGGAGGCGATGGACCGCCGGATCAAAGAGACCAAACCGCTGCGACTGCACCTGGGTGCCAGCTTTGATTATGACTCCAATGTCTCCCTGGAGCCGGGGGACCTGAATGTGGCCAACATTGTGCCTCTGGGTCGGGGAGACACGGTTTTTACTCAATTTGGCACTGTTGAATACGAATTCCTCCCCACCGGGCCGATCGGGGTGATGGCCAGCTATAATCTCTTTGAGACCTTCCATCGCCGCCTGACCATCTACGACGTAATGAGCCATACTCTGGGTATTACCCCCTGCTATCGGGGGACGACCGGCACTTTCTGGCTGCCTTTCCGGTATAATTATACCGACCTGGCGTCTGACAAATATTGGACTTCTTATATCCTGACCCCGACGTATCTTCATATGCTGAAACCCAATCTCGGGTTGGAAGCCGGCCTGCGGTGGACCCGGAACTACTATTGGTGGTTTCAACCCTTTCCCCAAGAAGACCGCAGTTCGCAAAACTACGGCGGCAGCCTCGGACTCTATTATTTCTTAAAAAAGAAAGAAGGCTACCTGCAAGCCCGCTTTAGTTACGAATACTACGACGCTTCCGGCAGTAACTGGACCAGCTCCATCTACCGCCTGCTGTTGGGCGGGTTCTATCCGGTCACCGAAAAATTCCGCATCAACCCCACCTTGGAATTTGTTTACCAACCCTTCGACCACCAATGGTTTAACGGGGTGGATTATCTGGCTAAACGGCGAGATAAGACCATGATTTTCGGACTGCAGATGTTTTATAAAATTTATGCCGGTCTGGATTTAAACCTGCACTACTATTATATCCGGGACGACTCCAACATCCCGCTGTATGATTACGACAGATCGATTGTCGGTGCCATGATCGAATATCGTTATTAA
- a CDS encoding AIR synthase-related protein gives MPARLEIMLRPELPDAEGESIRRKAKEYFGLEFSQVRVIQVLTLDTDLSQQELEAIRCEVFTNPVTELSSYRPLAGSFDWAVWVGLRPGVRDNPGATAVEAIQAFIGRLLAPEAAVYASKLILFVGNGISQADMATIAQQLLANDIIQQFRIFSPSGWDSEVGLGIIIPKVQLDHQPTVTTLSIDSLETLKRLSAERHLALQEQDAPIIREYYLRPEVQVRRAALGLGPPTDVELEYLAQARSDHCNHNTFRGMFDYHDLASGERLTVNNLFKTCIEQPTLALAQQKPWVASVLWDNAGAGSFDEEWNYVITGETHNSPSNMEAYGGSLTGIVGVYRDPLGTGRAAKLIAGLYGFCVGPRDYQGPLRPHLHPRRLLDGVIEGVKDGGNKSGIPTPLGTVYFNECYLGKCLVFVAAIGFMPKQVKGTDATQKTTSPGDLIFMCGGRVGKDGIHGVTASSEVFGAHTPAGHVQIGDPYTQKKMHDFLLEARDLGYIAFITDCGGGGLSSAVGESARFAGGCEVWLDKVPLKYQGLDQWEIWISESQERMVVAVRPEHAPDFQRLAAKQAVEVTNIGRYTDTGVLHLLYAGQSCAYIDLKFLESDFPPWRFEADWTPPEQRGLTEPVLGEPTDHTRILRTLLARPNICSREWIVRQYDHEVQGNSVIKPLVGKSADIPSDAVVIRPRPDSNRALAVSMALHPAYGQVDAYHMTAASIDEAVRRLLAVGGRLDHLGGVDNFCWPSIRFDPEKNPDGRFKAAQLVRANWALRDYCLAYGIPLLSGKDSMYIDGHLPGKFGETHKISGFPTLLFTAVSVIPDATQCLTLDLKEPGDYIYLLGETRPELGGSEFYELLGYVGLRVPQTQAGDFLTYYQKVEACIEAGLLASCHGIYRGGLAVHLAMAAMAGELGLEVELAAAAGSAIAALYSESTGRFLVSVAPGDQARFEALMQGSPLLQLGRVRSDDHFLVTWNGQLLIQADVRELKADWRQRFAELI, from the coding sequence ATGCCTGCCCGATTAGAGATCATGTTGCGGCCGGAATTGCCGGATGCGGAAGGGGAAAGCATTCGACGGAAGGCGAAGGAGTATTTCGGCCTGGAATTTTCCCAGGTGCGGGTGATTCAGGTATTGACTCTGGATACCGACCTGAGCCAGCAAGAGTTAGAGGCTATCCGCTGCGAAGTCTTTACCAACCCGGTAACCGAGCTATCGAGTTACCGGCCCCTGGCCGGCAGCTTTGATTGGGCCGTCTGGGTAGGACTACGTCCGGGGGTTCGGGACAATCCCGGTGCTACCGCAGTGGAGGCCATTCAGGCATTTATCGGGCGGTTGCTGGCCCCAGAGGCGGCGGTGTATGCCTCCAAACTCATTCTTTTTGTTGGCAACGGCATCTCCCAGGCAGACATGGCCACTATCGCCCAGCAGTTGCTGGCCAATGACATCATCCAGCAATTTCGGATATTTTCCCCGTCCGGGTGGGATTCAGAGGTTGGCCTGGGCATCATCATTCCCAAGGTGCAGCTTGATCATCAACCGACAGTGACCACACTGTCTATTGACAGTCTGGAAACCTTGAAGCGGCTGAGCGCCGAACGCCATCTGGCCTTGCAGGAGCAGGACGCACCCATCATCCGGGAGTACTACCTGCGACCGGAGGTACAGGTTCGGCGTGCGGCCTTGGGCCTGGGGCCGCCCACTGACGTGGAGTTGGAATACCTGGCCCAGGCCAGGAGCGACCACTGCAACCATAACACCTTTCGGGGGATGTTTGACTACCATGACCTGGCCAGCGGCGAGCGGCTGACGGTCAATAATCTCTTTAAAACCTGCATTGAACAACCGACCTTGGCTTTGGCCCAGCAGAAGCCCTGGGTGGCTTCAGTGTTATGGGATAATGCCGGCGCCGGCTCTTTTGATGAGGAGTGGAACTACGTTATCACCGGTGAAACCCACAATTCACCTTCCAATATGGAGGCCTACGGCGGTTCTTTGACCGGCATCGTCGGCGTTTATCGGGACCCCTTGGGCACGGGGCGGGCTGCCAAACTGATCGCCGGCCTGTACGGCTTCTGTGTCGGGCCGCGGGATTATCAAGGACCCTTGCGGCCCCATCTGCATCCCCGGCGATTGCTGGACGGGGTCATCGAAGGAGTAAAGGACGGCGGCAATAAGAGCGGCATTCCCACCCCTTTGGGGACTGTTTACTTTAATGAGTGCTATTTAGGAAAATGCCTGGTCTTTGTGGCAGCGATCGGGTTCATGCCGAAACAGGTCAAAGGGACGGACGCCACGCAGAAGACCACCAGCCCCGGCGATCTGATCTTTATGTGCGGCGGTCGGGTGGGCAAAGACGGCATCCATGGGGTAACCGCCTCCTCAGAGGTGTTCGGGGCTCACACCCCGGCCGGTCATGTGCAGATCGGAGATCCTTATACCCAGAAGAAGATGCACGATTTTTTGCTGGAGGCCCGGGATCTGGGCTATATTGCCTTCATTACTGACTGCGGCGGCGGCGGCCTATCTTCGGCTGTCGGCGAGTCGGCCCGGTTTGCTGGCGGCTGTGAGGTCTGGTTGGATAAAGTGCCCCTCAAATATCAGGGTTTGGATCAATGGGAGATCTGGATCTCAGAGTCTCAGGAACGGATGGTGGTGGCGGTGCGCCCGGAGCATGCCCCGGACTTCCAGAGGCTCGCGGCTAAACAGGCGGTGGAGGTTACCAATATCGGCCGCTACACCGATACGGGAGTGCTGCATCTGCTCTATGCCGGTCAATCCTGCGCCTATATCGACCTGAAGTTTTTAGAGAGCGATTTCCCCCCCTGGCGCTTTGAGGCCGATTGGACACCGCCGGAGCAGCGCGGTCTGACAGAGCCGGTTCTGGGCGAACCGACGGATCACACCCGGATACTCCGCACCCTGTTGGCCCGCCCCAATATCTGCTCCCGCGAGTGGATTGTCCGCCAGTACGATCATGAGGTGCAAGGAAACAGTGTCATCAAACCACTGGTGGGCAAATCCGCTGATATCCCGAGCGACGCCGTGGTCATCCGCCCCCGTCCGGACTCCAACCGCGCCTTGGCCGTCAGCATGGCCCTGCATCCGGCCTACGGCCAGGTCGACGCCTACCATATGACCGCCGCCAGCATTGACGAGGCAGTCCGGCGTCTCCTGGCGGTGGGTGGCAGACTGGATCACCTCGGCGGCGTCGACAACTTCTGTTGGCCCAGCATCCGGTTCGATCCGGAGAAGAATCCCGACGGCCGATTCAAGGCGGCCCAACTGGTGCGGGCCAACTGGGCATTGAGGGATTATTGTCTGGCCTATGGCATCCCCTTGCTTTCCGGCAAAGACAGCATGTACATCGACGGCCATCTGCCGGGAAAGTTCGGTGAAACCCATAAGATTTCCGGATTCCCGACCCTGCTGTTCACCGCGGTGAGCGTTATCCCCGATGCGACACAATGTCTTACTCTGGACCTAAAAGAACCGGGGGATTATATCTATCTGTTGGGAGAAACCCGGCCGGAATTGGGTGGATCGGAGTTTTATGAGCTTCTGGGCTATGTCGGACTCAGGGTTCCGCAAACCCAAGCCGGTGATTTCCTCACCTACTATCAAAAAGTGGAAGCCTGTATCGAAGCTGGGTTGCTGGCCTCGTGCCATGGCATTTATCGGGGGGGGCTGGCAGTGCATTTAGCCATGGCGGCCATGGCGGGAGAACTGGGTCTCGAGGTTGAATTAGCGGCGGCGGCCGGGTCTGCGATAGCGGCGCTCTATTCTGAGTCTACCGGTCGGTTTTTGGTTAGCGTCGCCCCTGGGGATCAGGCGAGATTCGAGGCCCTGATGCAGGGATCGCCGCTTCTGCAATTGGGACGGGTGCGAAGCGATGATCACTTTCTGGTAACCTGGAACGGCCAACTGCTGATCCAGGCCGATGTAAGAGAACTGAAGGCTGATTGGCGGCAGCGGTTCGCCGAGCTGATCTGA